One part of the Epinephelus fuscoguttatus linkage group LG12, E.fuscoguttatus.final_Chr_v1 genome encodes these proteins:
- the camk2a gene encoding calcium/calmodulin-dependent protein kinase type II subunit alpha isoform X1: MATVICTRFTEEYQLYEELGKGAFSVVRRCVKVLSGQEYAAKIINTKKLSARDHQKLDREARICRLLKHPNIVRLHDSISEEAHHYLIFDLVTGGELFEDIVAREYYSEADASHCIQQILEAVLHCHQMGVVHRDLKPENLLLASKSKGAAVKLADFGLAIEVEGDQQAWFGFAGTPGYLSPEVLRKDPYGKAVDLWACGVILYILLVGYPPFWDEDQHRLYQQIKAGAYDFPSPEWDTVTPEAKDLINKMLTINPSKRITAAEALKHPWISHRSTVASCMHRQETVECLKKFNARRKLKGAILTTMLATRNFSGGKSGSNKKADGVKESSESTNTTIEDEDTRVRKQDIIKVTEQLIEAISNGDFESYTKMCDPAVTAFEPEALGNLVEGLDFHRFYFENLWSKNSKPVHTTILNPHIHLVGDEAACIAYIRVTQYIDANGTPRTAQSEETRVWHRRDGKWQIVHFHRSGSPSTLSK, from the exons GGGAGCATTTTCAGTGGTGCGGCGCTGTGTGAAGGTGCTGTCGGGTCAGGAGTACGCCGCCAAGATCATCAACACCAAGAAACTTTCTGCCAGAG atcATCAGAAGTTGGACCGTGAAGCTCGAATCTGTCGTTTACTGAAGCACCCCAACATTG ttcGGCTACATGACAGCATCTCAGAGGAGGCGCATCATTACCTCATCTTTGACCT GGTAACAGGTGGAGAGCTATTTGAAGATATTGTAGCCAGAGAATattacagtgaagctgacgCCAG TCACTGTATCCAACAGATTTTAGAGGCGGTGCTACATTGTCACCAGATGGGCGTGGTCCACCGAGACCTGAAG CCAGAGAACCTTCTGCTGGCCTCAAAGTCAAAAGGAGCGGCGGTGAAACTGGCCGACTTCGGCCTCGCCATTGAGGTGGAGGGAGACCAGCAGGCCTGGTTTG GCTTTGCGGGGACTCCAGGTTACCTGTCTCCAGAGGTGTTGAGGAAGGATCCATACGGCAAAGCAGTCGACCTTTGGGCCTGTG GTGTAATTCTCTACATCTTATTGGTCGGTTACCCTCCATTCTGGGATGAAGATCAACATCGCCTCTACCAGCAGATCAAAGCTGGAGCTTATGAT TTTCCGTCCCCAGAGTGGGACACGGTGACCCCTGAAGCCAAAGACCTCATTAATAAGATGTTGACCATTAACCCGTCCAAACGGATCACAGCAGCCGAGGCGCTCAAACATCCCTGGATCTCT CATCGCTCCACAGTGGCGTCCTGTAtgcacagacaggaaacagtcGAGTGTCTGAAGAAGTTCAACGCCAGGAGGAAACTAAAg GGAGCCATCCTGACCACTATGTTGGCCACCAGGAATTTCTCTG GAGGAAAGAGTGGAAGCAACAAGAAGGCCGACGGAGTCAAG gaATCATCTGAGAGCACAAATACCACCATCGAGGATGAAGATACcagag tGAGGAAACAGGACATCATCAAAGTCACGGAGCAGCTCATTGAGGCGATCAGCAATGGAGACTTTGAGAGCTACAC TAAAATGTGTGACCCGGCTGTGACGGCGTTCGAGCCCGAGGCGTTGGGGAATCTGGTCGAAGGCCTGGACTTCCaccgcttttattttgaaaact tgtggtCTAAGAACAGTAAACCGGTCCACACCACCATCCTGAACCCTCACATCCACCTGGTCGGGGACGAGGCCGCCTGCATCGCTTACATCAGAGTGACACAGTACATCGACGCCAACGGGACGCCTCGCACCGCCCAATCAGAGGAGACCAGGGTGTGGCACCGCCGCGACGGGAAGTGGCAAATCGTGCATTTCCACCGCTCAGGCTCCCCCTCCACGCTCAGCAAGTAa
- the camk2a gene encoding calcium/calmodulin-dependent protein kinase type II subunit alpha isoform X2: MATVICTRFTEEYQLYEELGKGAFSVVRRCVKVLSGQEYAAKIINTKKLSARDHQKLDREARICRLLKHPNIVRLHDSISEEAHHYLIFDLVTGGELFEDIVAREYYSEADASHCIQQILEAVLHCHQMGVVHRDLKPENLLLASKSKGAAVKLADFGLAIEVEGDQQAWFGFAGTPGYLSPEVLRKDPYGKAVDLWACGVILYILLVGYPPFWDEDQHRLYQQIKAGAYDFPSPEWDTVTPEAKDLINKMLTINPSKRITAAEALKHPWISHRSTVASCMHRQETVECLKKFNARRKLKGAILTTMLATRNFSGGKSGSNKKADGVKESSESTNTTIEDEDTRVRKQDIIKVTEQLIEAISNGDFESYTKMCDPAVTAFEPEALGNLVEGLDFHRFYFENLWSKNSKPVHTTILNPHIHLVGDEAACIAYIRVTQYIDANGTPRTAQSEETRVWHRRDGKWQIVHFHRSGSPSTLSN; encoded by the exons GGGAGCATTTTCAGTGGTGCGGCGCTGTGTGAAGGTGCTGTCGGGTCAGGAGTACGCCGCCAAGATCATCAACACCAAGAAACTTTCTGCCAGAG atcATCAGAAGTTGGACCGTGAAGCTCGAATCTGTCGTTTACTGAAGCACCCCAACATTG ttcGGCTACATGACAGCATCTCAGAGGAGGCGCATCATTACCTCATCTTTGACCT GGTAACAGGTGGAGAGCTATTTGAAGATATTGTAGCCAGAGAATattacagtgaagctgacgCCAG TCACTGTATCCAACAGATTTTAGAGGCGGTGCTACATTGTCACCAGATGGGCGTGGTCCACCGAGACCTGAAG CCAGAGAACCTTCTGCTGGCCTCAAAGTCAAAAGGAGCGGCGGTGAAACTGGCCGACTTCGGCCTCGCCATTGAGGTGGAGGGAGACCAGCAGGCCTGGTTTG GCTTTGCGGGGACTCCAGGTTACCTGTCTCCAGAGGTGTTGAGGAAGGATCCATACGGCAAAGCAGTCGACCTTTGGGCCTGTG GTGTAATTCTCTACATCTTATTGGTCGGTTACCCTCCATTCTGGGATGAAGATCAACATCGCCTCTACCAGCAGATCAAAGCTGGAGCTTATGAT TTTCCGTCCCCAGAGTGGGACACGGTGACCCCTGAAGCCAAAGACCTCATTAATAAGATGTTGACCATTAACCCGTCCAAACGGATCACAGCAGCCGAGGCGCTCAAACATCCCTGGATCTCT CATCGCTCCACAGTGGCGTCCTGTAtgcacagacaggaaacagtcGAGTGTCTGAAGAAGTTCAACGCCAGGAGGAAACTAAAg GGAGCCATCCTGACCACTATGTTGGCCACCAGGAATTTCTCTG GAGGAAAGAGTGGAAGCAACAAGAAGGCCGACGGAGTCAAG gaATCATCTGAGAGCACAAATACCACCATCGAGGATGAAGATACcagag tGAGGAAACAGGACATCATCAAAGTCACGGAGCAGCTCATTGAGGCGATCAGCAATGGAGACTTTGAGAGCTACAC TAAAATGTGTGACCCGGCTGTGACGGCGTTCGAGCCCGAGGCGTTGGGGAATCTGGTCGAAGGCCTGGACTTCCaccgcttttattttgaaaact tgtggtCTAAGAACAGTAAACCGGTCCACACCACCATCCTGAACCCTCACATCCACCTGGTCGGGGACGAGGCCGCCTGCATCGCTTACATCAGAGTGACACAGTACATCGACGCCAACGGGACGCCTCGCACCGCCCAATCAGAGGAGACCAGGGTGTGGCACCGCCGCGACGGGAAGTGGCAAATCGTGCATTTCCACCGCTCAGGCTCCCCCTCCACGCTCAGCAA